In Pyrus communis chromosome 1, drPyrComm1.1, whole genome shotgun sequence, the following are encoded in one genomic region:
- the LOC137747154 gene encoding ethylene-responsive transcription factor WIN1-like, which yields MVQSKKYRGVRQRHWGSWVSEIRHPILKRRVWLGTFGTAEEAARAYDEAAVLMSGRNAKTNFPTSITTQSKSTRATVGSFDHPKTSSGDLDSPSGPKGLSEILHAKLRKCSKIPSPSMTCLRLDNESSHIGVWQKRAGQRSDNSNWVMTIQLGKKKNNSNVDTNNADDQSVVPSQLMSNSDQSVSIATSSETAPELMAEIDKEEKIALQMIEELLTRNCLSHDLSFGIHQGEEKIYL from the exons atggtGCAATCAAAGAAGTACAGAGGCGTCAGGCAGCGTCACTGGGGCTCTTGGGTCTCAGAAATCCGCCACCCAATACT GAAGAGAAGGGTGTGGCTAGGGACGTTTGGGACAGCTGAAGAAGCTGCCCGAGCATACGATGAAGCTGCCGTTTTGATGAGCGGACGAAATGCCAAGACCAATTTCCCAACATCTATTACAACTCAGAGTAAGAGTACTCGTGCCACAGTAGGATCATTCGATCACCCAAAAACTAGTAGTGGTGACTTGGATTCACCATCCGGACCGAAGGGTTTGTCGGAAATCTTGCATGCCAAGCTAAGGAAATGCAGCAAGATACCATCCCCATCCATGACCTGCCTGAGGCTCGACAATGAGAGCTCTCACATTGGAGTGTGGCAAAAGCGGGCAGGTCAACGCTCTGATAACTCCAATTGGGTCATGACTATTCAGCTTGGCAAGAAGAAGAATAATAGTAATGTTGATACTAATAATGCTGATGATCAGAGTGTTGTACCATCACAGCTAATGTCGAATTCAGATCAGTCGGTTTCGATTGCAACATCATCAGAGACGGCGCCCGAACTCATGGCAGAGATTgataaagaagagaaaattgcGTTGCAGATGATAGAAGAGCTGCTTACCAGAAATTGCCTAAGTCATGATTTATCATTTGGAATTCATCAAGGGGAGGAAAAAATTTATTTGTAG
- the LOC137745290 gene encoding SPX domain-containing protein 1 — protein sequence MKFGKSLSNQIDETLPEWRDKFLSYKELKKRLKLIEPKAGDRPAKRPRIDASAADFNDGGNKEGISAAEINFIQLLEDELEKFNSFFVEKEEEYIIRLKEIQDRVAKAKPYSDEIIKIRKEIVDFHGEMVLLENYSALNYTGLVKILKKYDKRTGALMRLPFIQKVLQQPFFTTDLLYKLVKECEITLDQLFSMNVDPVSTEGSYGDDGRNPSTSAPTKSDGISRVSRELSEIEYMESLYMKSTISALRALKEIRSGSSTVSVFSLPPLQTSGLEDAWKKAPVLEQVAK from the exons ATGAAGTTCGGTAAGAGCCTGAGCAACCAGATCGACGAGACCCTGCCGGAATGGCGGGACAAGTTCTTGTCCTACAAGGAGCTCAAGAAGCGGTTGAAGCTCATCGAACCCAAGGCCGGCGACCGCCCCGCCAAGCGCCCCAGAATTGACGCCTCCGCCGCCGATTTTAACGACGGCGGCAATAAGGAGGGCATTTCCGCGGCGGAGATCAATTTCATTCAGTTGTTGGAGGACGAGCTCGAGAAATTTAACTCCTTCTTCGTCGAGAAGGAGGAAGAGTACATTATTAGATTGAAG GAGATACAAGACAGAGTAGCGAAAGCAAAGCCTTACAGCGACGAGATTATTAAGATCCGCAAGGAGATTGTGGACTTCCATGGAGAGATGGTTTTGTTGGAGAATTACAGCGCCCTCAACTATACAG GATTGGTAAAGATACTGAAGAAGTACGATAAACGAACAGGTGCTCTTATGCGCTTGCCCTTTATCCAGAAGGTCTTGCAACAGCCTTTCTTCACCACCGACTTGCTCTACAAGCTCGTGAAGGAGTGTGAGATAACGCTTGACCAGCTCTTTTCCATGAACGTTGATCCCGTATCAACTGAAGGATCTTATGGGGATGACGGGCGCAATCCTTCAACTTCTGCCCCTACCAAGAGTGATGGTATTAGCAGAGTATCCAGAGAACTTTCAGAGATAGAGTATATGGAGAGCTTGTACATGAAAAGTACAATATCGGCATTGCGCGCGTTGAAGGAAATTAGGAGCGGAAGCTCAACGGTTAGCGTCTTCTCGTTGCCGCCGCTGCAAACAAGCGGATTGGAAGACGCATGGAAAAAAGCCCCTGTTCTGGAACAAGTTGCCAAGTAG
- the LOC137725626 gene encoding peroxidase 25: MKVVSVLLIILVMVLPAKGQLKAGFYSSSCPKAEAMVRSTVESYYNKDPTFAAGLLRLHFHDCFVEGCDGSVLIKGASSERNALPNLGLKGFEVIDDAKAQVEALCPGVVSCADILALAARDSVDLSDGPSWSVPTGRRDGRVSLSSQASNLPSPLDSIAVQRQKFAAKGLDDHDLVTLVGGHTIGETHCQFIRYRLYNFTATGNSDPTINQAFLEQLQALCPMNGDGTKPVALDRGSQTKFDVSFFKNVKDGNAVLESDQRLWGDDATRKIMQNYVGNIRGLLGFRFDFEFPKAMIKMGSIEVKIGTQGEIRKVCSKFN; this comes from the exons ATGAAGGTGGTGTCGGTTTTGCTTATCATTCTGGTAATGGTTTTGCCTGCAAAAGGTCAACTGAAAGCTGGATTCTACTCTTCCTCATGTCCAAAAGCAGAGGCCATGGTGAGATCCACAGTTGAATCATACTACAACAAGGATCCCACCTTTGCTGCAGGCTTGCTCAGGCTTCACTTCCACGACTGCTTCGTTGAG GGTTGTGACGGTTCAGTTTTGATCAAGGGCGCTTCATCGGAGAGGAATGCCTTGCCGAATCTAGGGTTGAAAGGATTCGAAGTGATTGATGATGCAAAAGCTCAAGTAGAGGCCTTGTGTCCTGGAGTTGTCTCGTGTGCTGATATTCTTGCATTGGCTGCTCGAGATTCTGTTGACTTA AGCGACGGTCCAAGTTGGTCAGTGCCTACCGGAAGAAGGGATGGCAGGGTCTCTTTGTCATCTCAAGCCTCAAACCTACCTTCTCCTCTTGATTCAATTGCCGTGCAAAGGCAAAAATTTGCTGCTAAAGGCCTCGACGATCATGATCTCGTAACCCTAGTTG GGGGACATACCATTGGCGAAACGCACTGCCAGTTCATCCGATACCGGCTCTACAATTTCACAGCCACAGGCAACTCCGACCCGACCATAAACCAAGCATTCCTAGAACAACTCCAAGCTCTGTGCCCGATGAACGGCGATGGAACGAAGCCGGTGGCATTGGACAGAGGAAGCCAGACCAAGTTTGATGTGAGCTTCTTCAAGAATGTGAAGGATGGAAATGCAGTTTTGGAGTCGGATCAAAGGCTTTGGGGTGATGACGCAACGCGTAAGATAATGCAAAACTATGTTGGCAACATTAGGGGATTGCTAGGGTTTAGATTTGACTTTGAATTCCCAAAAGCTATGATTAAAATGGGTAGCATTGAGGTGAAAATTGGTACACAAGGTGAGATTAGGAAAGTGTgctcaaaatttaattaa